CACGGGCTACACGGGGAGCGGCCCTCTTCCCGCGGACTGGCCCTCCTTTATCGCAGGCCCCGGTGCCTCTGGATCGGCAGAGGCCTTCCCCGTGGCCTTCTGGGAGCCTCAATGGCAGGATATCATCATATACGGACAGAGAAGCCTCGTCAACGAAGCTCTCAACGACGGCTTTGACGGGGTATTTCTTGACTGCGTGGATTTCTACAAGGATCCCTCCGTGATTGAACTTGCAAAGACCGCCGGCAGGGACACAGCCCAGGAAATGGCTTCATTCATTGAAAAAATCAGGCTCCATGGGCAGGCGAAAACTCCAGGGTTTCTCATCATGCAGAACAATGCTGCCGACCTTGCACAGAAGTGCCCCGCCTCCATGCAGAATATTGACCTCATCAGCCAGGAGGCGGTGTGGTATACCGGGGCTTCAACGAGCAGATGGAATGATTCCAGCGGCTATGACAGGGCCGTACCGGCAGGCACGAGCCAGTCACTCATCACCCTGCTGAAGCCATACAGGAATGCCGGAAAGGTAGTCTGCGACCTTGAGTATGCAAAAAAATACGCGGGCAAAGCTTACCGCAATGGATCAGCCCAGGGCTACCTGACCTACTGCTCCAGGACGTCCCTTTCAAGGCTCACCACTACACCGCCTCCCGCGTACAACTCACCAGCACCCACGCCTTCACCGACTGTATCACCCTCTCCATCCCCTTCGCCGACGCCTGTCCCCACTGCATCACCATCACCTTCTCCAGCTCCGTCCCCTTCCCCGGTTCCCTCACCGGCAACGGGCCTCTCCCCCATCCCCCTGTCACAGGTAAAGAGCTGGGCTATTCAGCTTCAGAACACCGACACAAGCCAGGCAGCGGCGACCCTTGGCTCGTCGAGATATCACATGCTGATACTGGAAGGGAATAATACCATCAAGGGATCATCTTTCAACACCAGGGCCATGACAGATCAGCTCAAGGCCACCTATGCCGGCAGCGGTCCCTGGAGAAAGCTCCTCATCGCCTACACGAGCATCGGTGAAGCCGAGGATTACCGGAGCTACTGGACATGGGCCTCCACGTGGCCGTCTTTCATCATCACTGCAAACAGCCAGTGGGTGGGAAACTACCCCGTGGCCTTCTGGGACCCCGCATGGAAAAATATCGTCATCTACAATAATGACAGCCTTGTGAACCAGGCCATAAACGGCGGATTTGACGGGATATTCCTGGACGTGGTGGATGTCTTTCTTCTCCCCGAAGTGGCCGACAGGGCGGCGCTGGAAGGGAAAAACCCGGCACTGGAGATGGCGAACCTCCTCCAGGAGATCCGCGCTTACGCTCAGAGCAGGAAGCCCGGCTTCCTGATAATCCAGAACAACGCCCTCGAGCTTGGGATAATGCGCCCTGAATCAATAAGCTCCATCGACGCCATTCACCAGGAATCAATCTGGTACGAGGGAACAAAGCCGGGATGGAACGTGTCAGGCAGCGCCGACAGGGTCGTCAACTCCGCCTGGACTGCTGATTATCTCCAGAACCTGCCGGTTTACATGAGCGCCGGGAAGCCCGTGTTTGACCTGGAATACGCGAAGACCTATGCAGGAACCGCCTATGCCAGCTCGCTTGCCCGGGGCTTCATACCTTACTGCTCCCAGACCGCATTATCGCAGCTCACGACGACACCGCCTCCCAATTACTAGCACCCCTCCGGTCAAGGAAGGCGACGGCCGCTTTTTCCCGGTAAAAAAGTGGCTGTCGGTTTTTTGCAGGTTTCCGGGACAGCGTGAAGAAGTGAGAAGACAGATGGCACGATATAAGCCGTCGCTTTCCATCACTAAAAGCTGCATCAGAAGAACTGCAAAATGAACCATCAAGGAGGCACACCATGAAGCACGCGGCCGTAAAATCAGTTTTCCTTCTGCTCTTTACGCTGCTCCTTGCCGGGAGCGCCCTGGCAGGATCCGGCACCGTGCAGAACGGCGTCGTCAACCTGAGCATCAGCATCGAGGCCGGTGTCCCTTACGACGCCGCACTGATAGGCAAGATAAAGACGAAATTCACCGAGGGCTCCCAGTACCTTTACAACGCCACGCTCAAGCAGAACCGTTTCGGGAAGCTCATCATCATAGTCCCCGATGCCTGGCCCACCATCGAAGGCGCCGTGGCCCTCGGCGACCTGAAAAGGGAGAAGGCCGATGTGAAAGTGACTGAGGGGAAGGTTGCAAATGCCCGGGTAAGCGCCTTCGGCAGCGACACGGGCTGCATCAACCTCGGCACGACGAACCTTAACTCCAACACATGCAAATCCACCATCACCCACGAGTTCGGGCACTATGCCTACGGCCTCAGCGATGAATACTGCCTCTATGTCCCCCGGTGGGAAGGGGGCGAATGGGTCTGGTACCAGGTCTTCAAGGACGGCAACGGCAACTGGAACAAGTGCTCCAAGGACGTCACGTGGGAGGTGGACCCCGTTGAGGCCGCCATGGGCAGCGGCTACAGCTACCCTGTCTCGCCCTCGTCCCCTGAAACCAATCATGTGTCCATCATGTGGTTTCACCACGTCTCACCCGTCACCGATTTCTGCAGCGCTTCAAATCATAACGCGGCATGCAACCACGCTCAGAACTCAAAAAACAGCTTCAAGTCCTGCTGGGACGTGATGGCCTCCCAGACTGCCTTTTCCCTCAAGAAGCCCGGCGACACACCGATTGCCACCATCACCTATCAGGCTCCCGATTTCGAGATAAGGCAGAAGCCTGCGGACGCCACGGGCCAGAGAACAGTGAAAGAGAGAGACCTGGAGCTTCTCGCCGAGACTGACGAGGAAGCCTACAGCTATCCGCGGGTTCCTTACATTGTGGCTGAAATAGACAACCAGGGCGTGCCGATAAGGAGCGCCGTGGTGAAGGCCATCATCACCAGGCCCGACGGCAGCGAGACCAGCGTAACCCTGAGCGACAACGGCCTTCAGGGCGACAGCACGCCTGTTGACGGCGCCTATGAAGGATTCTTCATCGATTATAACGGCGACGGCGAATACAAGATCAGGATCACTGCCGACAACTCGAACCACACCGCCGTGGAGGGCTTCGGCTTCTCCGACCCCGACGAGTACGGCAGCATGAAAGAGGTACGACAGGCAAAGGGGAAAGCGGTGCCCTATGATTTCAGCCTCGTGGCCACGCTCCCTTCCATCAGGCTTACAGGCTATTCGGGGCAGGAAAAGATTCCCCCGGGAAAAATCACGATACTGCATTCCCTTATACTCACCGACGGCCAGGCGCAGCTCCAGTGGATCGCTCCGGGTGATGACCAGTACGAGGGCCAGGCCCATGCCTACGAGATCAGGTATTCCGCGGGCCCCATAAGCACTGACGCGGAATGGAATAATGCCACCGCGGTAAGCAATCCCCCCACTCCCCAGCCCTCAGGCTCCCAGGAAAGCTTCTCCTTCCCTCTGCAGCAGCAGGGCACTATCTACCTCGTGGTGAGGGCTCTTGATGAGAACGGGACACTCTCGGCCCTCTCCGACAACGTGCTCATTGACACCTCGAAGGCTGCTCCCTCCGCCGAAACAAATATGCCTTATCTGGGCGCTTCAGGCTCATCAGGAGGCGGGGGGTGCTTCATCGCAACAGCCGCCTATGGCTCATATCTGGATCCCCATGTAAATTCTCTCTGCGTGTTCCGCGACAGGCACCTTATGAGGAATGCCCTGGGAAGAAGCTTTGTAAGGTGCTACTATCAGCTTTCCCCGCCATTCGCCGCCGTCATATCGAGAAATGAAACTCTCAGAGCTGCCGCGCGCTGGCTCCTGACCCCCGTGGTCTTCGCCGTGGAAAGCCCTCTTGCGGCTCTTCTGGTATTCTCTCTCGGAAGCGTCATCATTGTGAGGGTCAGGAGGAGGAAAATAAAAGGCAGGAGGTAAGCGCTCTTGGCTCACAGGGAGGCCCTCAGACTCACCGCTCTGCTGATCATTGCGTGCAGCCTCCTTGGAGGGTGCGCCGGTGGTACTTCTTCCGGCGTCGATTCGCTC
The window above is part of the Candidatus Eremiobacterota bacterium genome. Proteins encoded here:
- a CDS encoding endo alpha-1,4 polygalactosaminidase, which gives rise to MQHISEKNYLSLVLALSLALLVSGCGGNGPTSLDSVNPELSSSKVADSAPLPTSMARPQNLDPSAALEPTSEAAATRAPSAARAALLPKPLSAVKTWAIQLDNIEGSGSVTALADSAYDILVLEPVSTLKGSTFDTKSMVSTIKASAASGGTNRKLVLAYIDIGQAESWRAYWTWSTGYTGSGPLPADWPSFIAGPGASGSAEAFPVAFWEPQWQDIIIYGQRSLVNEALNDGFDGVFLDCVDFYKDPSVIELAKTAGRDTAQEMASFIEKIRLHGQAKTPGFLIMQNNAADLAQKCPASMQNIDLISQEAVWYTGASTSRWNDSSGYDRAVPAGTSQSLITLLKPYRNAGKVVCDLEYAKKYAGKAYRNGSAQGYLTYCSRTSLSRLTTTPPPAYNSPAPTPSPTVSPSPSPSPTPVPTASPSPSPAPSPSPVPSPATGLSPIPLSQVKSWAIQLQNTDTSQAAATLGSSRYHMLILEGNNTIKGSSFNTRAMTDQLKATYAGSGPWRKLLIAYTSIGEAEDYRSYWTWASTWPSFIITANSQWVGNYPVAFWDPAWKNIVIYNNDSLVNQAINGGFDGIFLDVVDVFLLPEVADRAALEGKNPALEMANLLQEIRAYAQSRKPGFLIIQNNALELGIMRPESISSIDAIHQESIWYEGTKPGWNVSGSADRVVNSAWTADYLQNLPVYMSAGKPVFDLEYAKTYAGTAYASSLARGFIPYCSQTALSQLTTTPPPNY
- a CDS encoding CFI-box-CTERM domain-containing protein, coding for MKHAAVKSVFLLLFTLLLAGSALAGSGTVQNGVVNLSISIEAGVPYDAALIGKIKTKFTEGSQYLYNATLKQNRFGKLIIIVPDAWPTIEGAVALGDLKREKADVKVTEGKVANARVSAFGSDTGCINLGTTNLNSNTCKSTITHEFGHYAYGLSDEYCLYVPRWEGGEWVWYQVFKDGNGNWNKCSKDVTWEVDPVEAAMGSGYSYPVSPSSPETNHVSIMWFHHVSPVTDFCSASNHNAACNHAQNSKNSFKSCWDVMASQTAFSLKKPGDTPIATITYQAPDFEIRQKPADATGQRTVKERDLELLAETDEEAYSYPRVPYIVAEIDNQGVPIRSAVVKAIITRPDGSETSVTLSDNGLQGDSTPVDGAYEGFFIDYNGDGEYKIRITADNSNHTAVEGFGFSDPDEYGSMKEVRQAKGKAVPYDFSLVATLPSIRLTGYSGQEKIPPGKITILHSLILTDGQAQLQWIAPGDDQYEGQAHAYEIRYSAGPISTDAEWNNATAVSNPPTPQPSGSQESFSFPLQQQGTIYLVVRALDENGTLSALSDNVLIDTSKAAPSAETNMPYLGASGSSGGGGCFIATAAYGSYLDPHVNSLCVFRDRHLMRNALGRSFVRCYYQLSPPFAAVISRNETLRAAARWLLTPVVFAVESPLAALLVFSLGSVIIVRVRRRKIKGRR